The Bacteroidota bacterium genome includes a region encoding these proteins:
- the nuoE gene encoding NADH-quinone oxidoreductase subunit NuoE produces MRVSRIKKQFKEKEEAELNVDLDLLNPIIQKYKNKKGNLIPILQQTQSVFGYIPADAFSKISLETGLNLSDMYGVATFYSQFRLKPVGKHIVKICHGTACHVQNATAISTALEETLKINDGETTKDGLFTLESVACLGCCSLAPVLMIGDETYGKLTPKSASKIIKDIRRKENN; encoded by the coding sequence ATGAGAGTTTCCAGAATAAAAAAACAATTTAAAGAAAAAGAAGAAGCCGAATTGAATGTTGATTTGGATTTATTAAATCCAATAATTCAAAAATACAAAAACAAAAAAGGCAATCTTATTCCAATACTCCAACAAACACAAAGCGTTTTTGGTTACATTCCTGCAGATGCATTTTCTAAAATCTCATTAGAAACAGGACTTAATTTAAGCGATATGTATGGAGTTGCTACTTTCTATTCACAATTTCGTCTCAAACCTGTGGGCAAACACATCGTTAAAATATGCCACGGAACAGCATGTCATGTTCAAAATGCAACTGCAATATCAACTGCATTGGAAGAAACATTAAAAATCAATGACGGAGAAACAACAAAAGACGGTTTATTTACTTTAGAGTCAGTAGCATGTCTCGGTTGTTGTTCTCTTGCACCTGTTCTAATGATCGGAGATGAAACATACGGAAAATTAACACCCAAAAGTGCATCAAAAATTATTAAAGATATTAGAAGAAAAGAAAATAATTAG
- a CDS encoding NADH-quinone oxidoreductase subunit NuoF yields the protein MEKIKVIVGLGSCGIAAGANKVFDKIEKLKADKNLDFELKKTSCIGMCYREPLVEIVDENGSYTYGEIDEDKACEIIESHVGNNSVIKDYVVTTDKFETIDNKYFEGQVKIALRHCGLIDPENIDEYEAQEGYEGIKKIANNNISATDVIQTILDSGIRGRGGGGFSTGLKWKFANNNKSDEKFIICNADEGDPGAFMDRSVLEGDPHAVLEGMIIGAYAIEAHQGIIYCRAEYPLAIIRLNIAIDQAREKGYLGKNIFGIKGFDFDIFVKEGAGAFVCGEETALIASVEGERGMPRKRPPFPAESGLWQQPTNINNVETFSNIPWIVHHGAKEYSKYGTEKSKGTKVFALTGKINHGGLVEVPMGTTIKEIIYDLGGGIQDGKKFKAVQLGGPSGGCIPANLIDTKVDYESVNATGAIMGSGGMVVMDETTCMVDIARFFLDFTQKESCGKCTFCRIGTKRMLEILTRITEGEGKDGDIEKLEELAYKIKDSSLCGLGQTAPNPVLTTIKYFRSEYEAHIYDKKCPAGSCTRLLTYEVIDKNCTGCTVCAINCPVDAIEGERKGIHHIDQDICIKCGVCYTKCKFDAIKVS from the coding sequence ATGGAAAAAATAAAAGTTATAGTAGGTCTTGGTAGCTGTGGCATTGCTGCTGGAGCAAATAAAGTTTTTGACAAAATTGAAAAATTAAAAGCCGATAAAAATCTTGATTTTGAACTTAAAAAAACAAGTTGTATCGGAATGTGTTATCGAGAACCATTAGTAGAAATAGTAGATGAAAATGGCTCATATACTTATGGTGAAATTGATGAAGACAAAGCTTGTGAAATTATTGAAAGCCATGTTGGAAATAACAGTGTAATTAAAGATTATGTTGTTACTACAGACAAGTTTGAAACCATTGACAACAAATATTTTGAAGGTCAAGTAAAAATTGCACTTCGTCATTGTGGATTAATTGACCCTGAAAACATTGATGAATATGAAGCACAAGAAGGATACGAAGGAATAAAAAAGATTGCAAATAACAATATTTCAGCTACTGATGTTATTCAAACAATCCTTGATTCAGGAATAAGAGGAAGAGGAGGCGGAGGATTTTCTACAGGTTTAAAATGGAAATTTGCTAATAACAACAAATCTGATGAAAAGTTTATAATTTGTAATGCTGACGAAGGAGACCCCGGTGCATTCATGGATAGGTCGGTTCTTGAAGGAGACCCTCATGCAGTTCTTGAAGGGATGATAATCGGAGCTTATGCAATAGAAGCACATCAAGGAATTATTTATTGCCGTGCTGAATATCCCTTGGCTATAATACGATTAAATATTGCAATTGATCAAGCACGAGAGAAAGGTTATTTAGGTAAAAATATTTTTGGGATAAAAGGTTTTGACTTTGATATTTTTGTAAAAGAAGGAGCAGGAGCTTTTGTGTGTGGCGAAGAAACAGCACTTATTGCATCTGTTGAAGGAGAAAGAGGAATGCCAAGAAAAAGACCTCCTTTCCCTGCAGAATCAGGTCTATGGCAACAACCGACTAATATTAATAATGTAGAAACATTTTCAAATATTCCTTGGATAGTTCATCACGGAGCAAAAGAATACTCAAAATATGGAACTGAAAAAAGTAAAGGTACAAAAGTATTTGCTCTTACAGGAAAAATAAATCACGGTGGGCTTGTGGAAGTACCAATGGGTACAACAATTAAAGAAATAATTTACGACCTTGGCGGTGGAATTCAAGATGGCAAAAAATTTAAAGCTGTTCAACTTGGCGGACCTTCAGGAGGTTGTATTCCTGCAAATCTTATTGATACAAAAGTTGACTATGAATCTGTAAATGCTACTGGAGCCATCATGGGTTCAGGCGGTATGGTTGTTATGGACGAAACAACTTGCATGGTGGATATTGCACGTTTCTTCCTTGATTTTACTCAAAAAGAATCATGTGGTAAATGTACTTTTTGCCGAATTGGAACAAAAAGAATGCTTGAAATTCTTACAAGAATTACCGAAGGAGAAGGTAAAGATGGAGATATTGAAAAGCTTGAAGAACTTGCTTATAAAATAAAAGACAGTTCATTGTGCGGTTTAGGACAAACAGCTCCTAACCCTGTTCTTACAACTATTAAATATTTTAGGTCAGAATACGAAGCACATATTTACGATAAAAAATGTCCTGCAGGAAGTTGTACTAGATTATTAACTTATGAAGTTATTGACAAGAATTGTACAGGATGTACCGTATGTGCCATAAATTGCCCTGTAGATGCAATTGAAGGAGAAAGAAAAGGAATACATCATATTGACCAAGATATTTGTATTAAATGTGGTGTTTGTTATACCAAATGTAAATTTGATGCTATAAAAGTTTCATAA
- a CDS encoding adenosine kinase gives MKQVLGMGNALVDIMTKIESDDVLDKFSLPKGSMQLVDLENRNTVLEGTSNFERQQSSGGSASNTIHGLAKLGIKTSYIGKIGNDSFGEFFHQDILNSGIEPRLLKGDAETGLAIALVSPDSERTFATFLGAAIELSHNDLYSSLFSGNDYFHIEGYLVQNHELLKKAVQLAKENGLKISLDLASYNVVEDNLEFLKEIISNYVDIVFANEEEAKAFTGFEPEEALNEISKVCEIAIVKIGKNGSLIKKGNEKHKVGIIDVNPIDTTGAGDLYASGFLYGLIKKFPLDKCGHIGSILSGRVIEVIGAKLDNNIWTEIKKELDTF, from the coding sequence ATGAAACAGGTTTTAGGAATGGGTAATGCCCTTGTAGATATAATGACAAAAATTGAAAGTGATGATGTGCTTGACAAATTCTCTCTTCCAAAAGGAAGTATGCAACTAGTTGACTTAGAAAACAGAAACACTGTTTTAGAAGGAACATCTAACTTTGAAAGGCAACAATCATCAGGTGGTTCTGCATCAAATACAATTCACGGTTTAGCAAAATTAGGAATTAAAACATCATATATTGGTAAAATTGGAAATGATAGTTTTGGTGAGTTTTTTCATCAGGATATTTTGAATAGCGGTATTGAACCTAGGTTGTTAAAAGGAGATGCAGAAACAGGATTGGCAATTGCTCTTGTTAGTCCCGATTCGGAAAGAACATTTGCAACATTTCTTGGAGCTGCAATTGAGTTATCTCACAATGACCTTTATTCATCATTGTTTTCTGGAAATGATTATTTTCATATTGAAGGGTATTTAGTACAAAATCATGAGCTATTAAAAAAAGCTGTGCAGCTTGCTAAAGAAAATGGGTTAAAAATTTCTCTTGACCTAGCAAGCTATAATGTGGTTGAAGACAACCTTGAGTTTTTGAAAGAAATTATTAGTAATTATGTAGATATTGTTTTTGCTAATGAAGAAGAAGCAAAAGCATTCACAGGATTTGAACCTGAAGAGGCATTAAATGAAATTTCAAAAGTTTGTGAAATTGCAATTGTAAAAATCGGAAAAAATGGCTCATTGATTAAAAAAGGAAATGAAAAGCATAAAGTTGGAATTATTGATGTAAACCCAATAGATACAACAGGTGCCGGAGATCTTTATGCCTCAGGATTTCTTTATGGACTTATTAAAAAGTTTCCATTAGACAAATGCGGACATATAGGTTCAATATTATCAGGAAGAGTTATTGAAGTTATAGGAGCAAAATTGGATAACAATATTTGGACGGAGATAAAAAAGGAATTGGATACTTTTTAA